The Amycolatopsis mongoliensis genome includes a window with the following:
- the shbA gene encoding RNA polymerase sigma factor ShbA — protein sequence MAATQPAEAFPAHWRRHDEPVADAIAGDGAAIARLLATIRPLVVRYCRARVGRHERSFASADDVAQEVCVAVLTALPSYRDQGRPFLAFVYGIAQHKVADAHRAAARNRSDPVPEVPDGVSDADGPEQRALRFELNERLARLLDVLPAKQREIVVLRVVVGLSAEEAAAAVGSTPGAVRVAQHRALARLRRLLTGEED from the coding sequence ATAGCCGCGACGCAGCCCGCGGAGGCGTTCCCGGCGCACTGGCGGCGCCACGACGAGCCGGTCGCCGACGCGATCGCCGGCGACGGCGCCGCGATCGCCCGCCTGCTCGCCACCATCCGGCCGCTGGTGGTGCGCTACTGCCGGGCCCGCGTCGGCCGGCACGAGCGGTCGTTCGCCTCGGCCGACGACGTCGCCCAGGAGGTGTGCGTGGCCGTGCTGACCGCGCTGCCGTCCTATCGCGACCAGGGCCGCCCGTTCCTCGCGTTCGTCTACGGCATCGCCCAGCACAAGGTCGCCGACGCGCACCGCGCGGCGGCCCGCAACCGCTCCGACCCCGTTCCGGAGGTCCCCGACGGCGTGTCCGATGCGGACGGTCCGGAGCAGCGCGCGCTGCGGTTCGAGCTGAACGAACGGCTGGCGCGGCTGCTGGACGTGCTGCCCGCGAAGCAGCGGGAGATCGTCGTGCTGCGGGTGGTCGTCGGCCTGTCCGCGGAGGAGGCGGCCGCGGCGGTGGGCTCGACGCCGGGCGCCGTCCGCGTGGCGCAGCACCGCGCGCTGGCGCGGCTCAGAAGACTGCTGACCGGCGAAGAGGACTAA
- a CDS encoding type IV secretory system conjugative DNA transfer family protein produces MTTATAEETRGRTGLIRGAVAATGSGVSGMRPDTHHQDHQGHGGARLVVSPFADPARQSPKLLGATTTGLAELVGVSVADARHHLHVQGVTGVGKSTWLAHHVLGEADAGRGVVLLDPQGDLATNVIDRLPADCGDRLVILDPDEHAAPAAFNVLHAPDPAQRAVVADGVVSVFRRLYAASWGPRMDDLMRAACLTLIRRDGSTLADIVPLLQNAGFRREVLAEVGEPEGLEGFWAAFNEATPAQRGQLVAPVTSRLRSVLTRPFARTLLGAARSSFTLADVLDGGVLIARLPKGGIGEDCSRLVGSLLIARLWQEITRRAARPPARRPDATIVVDECHNFLHLPIGVDDALAEARGYRVSLVLAHQHQAQLPPDVREGIDANARTKVYFTVSPDDARRLVRHVAPDIDEHGLRRRPAFQVVARAVAGGRDIPACTLDTLPLPPAPPGRGAALRRVARARTGLSRQARSEDASARRLDATPAASTAAHALRQHWNTESGNPLGDGNSVDNSAGNSWAAYELPAELPPEAA; encoded by the coding sequence ATGACTACCGCCACCGCCGAGGAAACCAGGGGCAGGACCGGCCTGATTCGCGGCGCGGTCGCCGCGACGGGTTCGGGGGTGAGCGGGATGCGGCCTGACACCCACCACCAGGACCATCAGGGCCACGGCGGTGCACGGTTGGTGGTCTCGCCGTTCGCGGACCCGGCTCGGCAGTCTCCGAAGCTGCTCGGCGCGACCACGACCGGTCTCGCCGAACTGGTCGGGGTCAGCGTGGCGGACGCGCGGCATCACCTTCACGTGCAGGGCGTGACCGGGGTAGGCAAGTCCACATGGCTGGCCCATCACGTGCTCGGCGAAGCCGACGCCGGGCGCGGCGTGGTGCTGCTCGACCCGCAAGGCGACCTCGCCACGAACGTCATCGACCGGTTGCCCGCCGACTGCGGGGATCGGCTGGTGATCCTCGACCCCGACGAACACGCAGCGCCGGCCGCGTTCAATGTCCTGCATGCCCCTGATCCGGCACAGCGGGCGGTGGTAGCCGATGGGGTGGTGTCGGTGTTCCGCCGCCTCTACGCCGCCTCCTGGGGGCCGCGGATGGACGACCTCATGCGCGCCGCCTGCCTCACCCTGATCCGCCGGGATGGCTCGACCCTGGCCGACATCGTCCCGCTGCTACAAAACGCCGGGTTCCGGCGTGAGGTGCTGGCCGAGGTCGGCGAACCGGAAGGGCTGGAAGGATTCTGGGCGGCGTTCAACGAGGCCACCCCGGCGCAGCGGGGCCAGCTGGTCGCCCCGGTCACGTCGCGGCTGCGGTCGGTGCTCACCCGCCCGTTCGCTCGTACCCTGCTCGGCGCGGCGCGGTCGAGTTTCACCCTCGCCGATGTCCTGGACGGCGGTGTTCTGATCGCCCGGCTCCCGAAGGGCGGGATCGGGGAGGACTGCTCGCGGTTGGTTGGGTCGTTGCTGATCGCTCGGCTGTGGCAGGAGATCACCCGCCGCGCCGCCCGCCCGCCCGCGCGGCGGCCGGACGCGACGATCGTGGTGGACGAGTGTCACAACTTCCTGCACCTGCCCATCGGCGTCGACGACGCGCTCGCCGAGGCCCGCGGCTATCGGGTCTCGCTCGTGCTGGCGCATCAGCATCAGGCCCAGTTGCCGCCGGATGTGCGCGAAGGGATCGACGCCAACGCCCGCACCAAGGTCTACTTCACGGTGTCCCCGGACGACGCCCGCCGCCTGGTGCGGCACGTCGCCCCGGACATCGACGAACACGGGTTGCGTCGGCGTCCGGCGTTCCAGGTCGTCGCCCGCGCCGTCGCGGGCGGCCGGGACATCCCCGCATGCACGCTGGACACCCTGCCGCTGCCACCCGCGCCGCCCGGCCGGGGCGCGGCGCTGCGGCGTGTGGCGCGGGCGCGGACCGGGCTGTCCCGGCAGGCGCGCAGCGAGGACGCCTCGGCGCGCAGGCTGGACGCCACACCCGCCGCCAGCACAGCCGCGCATGCGCTGCGGCAGCACTGGAACACCGAATCCGGCAATCCCTTGGGTGACGGCAATTCGGTGGACAACTCGGCAGGCAACTCGTGGGCAGCCTATGAGTTGCCTGCCGAGTTGCCGCCCGAGGCCGCCTAA
- a CDS encoding HNH endonuclease, with amino-acid sequence MVKASPSATRAIHPDGTSRAIPERIARRVWVAAGGRCSMCNRYLADEEFTSQDVMVGQLAHIVGWTTAAGSPRGSAPLPVGERNLADNLILLCHDQHKVVDDRSLWETYDTETLRGFKRRHERRIRKLTGLADDRSTTVLRVVGDLHGRPVDLTNAKVTASLLDHDRFPDWTLLGDDEYEIDLRALPGEQDGTTGYWSAAWEHLEDRLQHLRTQVRRGRISHISVFALARIPILIALGTLLDETIPTALYPKRRDGSEGWGWTSNSAVIGFRVETVRTGNRSGKAAIILSVSGTVDPDRLPEQIDDEYTVYELTPESELPVPALINNESTLDNFSRAWRAVLARVEAEHPGAKEIAVFPAVPAAAAVSMGRHLMRAAHPPLAIYDRMQSTGTYQYTTSTSRTPLT; translated from the coding sequence GTGGTCAAGGCGTCACCGAGCGCGACCAGGGCGATCCATCCCGACGGCACGTCTCGGGCGATCCCTGAACGGATTGCCCGCCGGGTATGGGTGGCCGCAGGCGGCAGATGCTCGATGTGCAATCGGTACCTCGCGGACGAGGAATTCACGAGCCAGGACGTCATGGTGGGCCAGCTCGCGCACATCGTCGGCTGGACCACCGCCGCCGGATCACCACGCGGCTCCGCGCCGCTGCCAGTCGGCGAGCGCAACTTGGCCGACAATCTGATCTTGCTGTGCCACGATCAGCACAAGGTTGTGGACGACCGGTCGCTATGGGAGACCTACGACACCGAAACCCTTCGCGGATTCAAACGCCGACATGAGCGGCGCATCCGCAAGCTCACCGGCCTGGCGGACGACCGTTCGACGACCGTCCTCCGCGTGGTGGGTGATCTGCACGGTCGGCCCGTCGACCTCACCAACGCCAAAGTAACGGCCTCCCTCCTGGACCACGACCGGTTCCCAGACTGGACGCTGCTGGGCGACGACGAGTACGAAATCGACCTTCGCGCACTTCCCGGCGAGCAAGACGGAACTACCGGTTACTGGTCGGCAGCGTGGGAACACTTGGAGGACCGGCTCCAACACCTGCGCACCCAGGTTCGCCGAGGCCGTATCTCCCACATCTCCGTCTTCGCCCTGGCGCGCATCCCGATCCTGATCGCCCTGGGCACGCTGTTGGACGAGACCATCCCCACCGCGCTGTACCCGAAACGCCGGGACGGCAGCGAAGGCTGGGGGTGGACATCGAACTCGGCCGTGATCGGCTTCCGCGTCGAGACCGTCCGGACCGGCAACCGCTCCGGCAAGGCGGCGATCATCCTGTCGGTGTCCGGCACGGTCGACCCTGATCGGCTGCCTGAGCAGATCGACGACGAGTACACGGTGTACGAGCTCACGCCGGAGTCCGAGCTCCCCGTACCCGCGCTGATCAACAACGAGTCCACGTTGGACAACTTCAGCCGCGCCTGGCGAGCGGTGCTGGCACGGGTGGAGGCCGAGCACCCCGGAGCCAAGGAAATCGCCGTCTTCCCCGCGGTCCCGGCCGCCGCGGCGGTAAGCATGGGCCGCCACCTGATGCGCGCAGCGCATCCCCCGCTCGCGATCTACGACCGGATGCAGAGCACCGGGACTTACCAGTACACGACCTCGACCAGCCGCACCCCACTGACCTGA
- a CDS encoding LysR family transcriptional regulator, whose protein sequence is MLDPRLCRSFLAVAETRSFTAAARRLGVGQPTVSQHVRRLERDSGGLLFARDTHTVELTARGQAMLGFAQTVVDTEERAERHFRGAELRGRVRFGVSEDFALGELPQILHRLRRSHPLVDVELTVELSDVLAQRLRAGQLDLVLGKRRPGAHHGRLLWREPLVWIGSAATVLEPGRPVPLVQYPMPSITRQLAVECLERAGLEWRAACQTSSLTGLRAAAAAGLGVTLHARSLVPGDLVELDGLPEPGDIEFMLLARESMEGPAAALEEFVLDSVRR, encoded by the coding sequence GTGCTGGACCCGCGCCTGTGCCGTTCGTTCCTCGCCGTCGCCGAGACGCGCAGCTTCACCGCGGCCGCGCGGCGACTGGGGGTCGGCCAGCCGACCGTCAGCCAGCACGTCCGGCGCCTGGAGCGCGACTCGGGCGGGCTGCTCTTCGCCCGCGACACCCACACGGTCGAGCTCACCGCGCGTGGGCAGGCGATGCTGGGGTTCGCGCAGACCGTCGTCGACACCGAAGAGCGCGCCGAGCGGCACTTCCGCGGTGCCGAGCTGCGCGGCCGCGTGCGCTTCGGCGTCTCGGAGGACTTCGCGCTCGGCGAGCTGCCGCAGATCCTGCACCGGCTGCGCCGCAGCCACCCGCTGGTGGACGTCGAGCTGACCGTCGAGCTTTCGGACGTCCTCGCGCAGCGGCTGCGCGCCGGTCAGCTGGACCTGGTGCTGGGCAAGCGCCGCCCGGGCGCCCACCACGGCCGGCTGCTCTGGCGGGAGCCCCTGGTCTGGATCGGCTCGGCGGCGACGGTGCTGGAGCCCGGCCGGCCGGTGCCGCTGGTGCAGTACCCGATGCCGTCGATCACGCGGCAGCTCGCCGTCGAGTGCCTCGAACGCGCCGGCCTGGAGTGGCGGGCCGCGTGCCAGACGTCGAGCCTCACCGGCCTGCGGGCCGCGGCGGCGGCCGGGCTCGGCGTCACCCTGCACGCGCGCAGCCTGGTACCCGGCGACCTCGTCGAGCTCGACGGCCTGCCCGAGCCCGGCGACATCGAGTTCATGCTGCTGGCCCGCGAATCCATGGAGGGCCCGGCCGCGGCCCTGGAAGAGTTCGTTTTGGACAGCGTGCGCCGTTAG
- a CDS encoding phage baseplate protein encodes MQGFAFDNVNRRLFVVQARNGTSGDDLCVNQLGFGGEVLGSMHLGHAGHGVSIGVQPVGTALARFKFVDGGTSSVKKPPDRRAPQ; translated from the coding sequence ATGCAGGGCTTCGCCTTCGACAACGTGAACCGGCGGCTCTTCGTCGTCCAGGCGCGGAACGGCACCTCCGGCGACGACCTCTGCGTCAACCAACTCGGCTTCGGCGGCGAGGTGCTCGGCTCGATGCACCTGGGGCACGCCGGGCACGGCGTGTCGATCGGCGTGCAACCCGTCGGCACCGCCTTGGCACGCTTCAAGTTCGTCGACGGCGGAACATCTTCGGTGAAGAAACCACCGGATCGCCGTGCGCCGCAGTGA
- a CDS encoding replication-relaxation family protein, with translation MQLQPASTGEALVRSRGLTDRDMSLLSYLDRHRVLTALQVTRLLFGSPHHARHRLTALYQRGVLARFRREIWPGSQPWRYTLGHVGAAVHAAATDTPLPKPSAVTEKVLRLAHSPHTEHLLGVNEFFTRLAGAARTRDGCTLAQWWPETITADACGGIVRPDGYGEYTDPHGTIGFFYEHDTGTETLDTLTDKITKYADLARAGIGKPVLFGLPRTTRERNLHDAITRRWPGGAPVPVATLAADHPAPNEPATDPVWLPAGQHRRRALTQLAARLGAPAQRHPVPRRTAA, from the coding sequence GTGCAACTGCAACCCGCCAGCACCGGCGAGGCGCTGGTCCGCTCGCGCGGTCTGACCGACCGGGACATGTCGCTCCTGTCCTACCTGGACCGGCACCGCGTGCTCACCGCGCTCCAGGTGACGCGGCTGCTGTTCGGTTCGCCGCACCACGCCCGCCACCGCCTCACCGCCCTGTATCAGCGCGGGGTGCTGGCCCGGTTCCGGCGCGAGATCTGGCCCGGTTCCCAACCGTGGCGCTACACCCTCGGCCACGTCGGCGCGGCCGTGCACGCCGCCGCCACCGACACCCCACTCCCGAAACCCTCAGCGGTCACCGAGAAGGTTCTCCGGCTGGCGCACTCGCCGCACACCGAGCACCTGTTAGGCGTGAACGAGTTCTTCACCCGCCTCGCCGGGGCCGCCCGCACCCGCGACGGGTGCACGCTCGCGCAGTGGTGGCCCGAAACCATCACCGCCGACGCCTGCGGCGGGATCGTCCGCCCGGACGGCTACGGCGAATACACCGACCCGCACGGCACGATCGGGTTCTTCTACGAACACGACACCGGCACCGAAACCCTCGACACCCTCACCGACAAGATCACCAAGTACGCCGACCTCGCGCGGGCCGGCATCGGGAAGCCGGTCCTGTTCGGGCTCCCCCGCACGACGCGGGAACGGAACCTGCACGACGCCATCACCCGCCGATGGCCCGGTGGCGCACCGGTCCCGGTCGCCACCCTCGCCGCCGATCATCCGGCGCCGAACGAGCCCGCGACGGACCCGGTGTGGCTGCCCGCCGGGCAACATCGACGCCGCGCCCTCACCCAGCTCGCGGCACGGCTCGGGGCACCCGCACAGCGACACCCGGTGCCGCGACGGACAGCCGCATGA
- a CDS encoding recombinase family protein, with the protein MTRSATKRRSRKTTRTLDDLDTVRVGIYVRRSTDDEHQPYSIEAQDHRLKSYVESQPNWRLVKRFPDDASGANTDRPGLQSALAAARAGLIDVLLVYRVDRFSRNLSDMVTLLDELDECGVVFRSATEPFDTATAMGRMLVQMLGMFAQFERDTIIDRVINGMERKHANGKWKGGKRPFGYQVDKTTDKLVPDESEAVIVRLVFDLYTRDRLGTRSIATALNDRGHRTTTGGRWSGHQVLRALNNRVYLGNSRSGKPPRPAPTPRSSRPRRGRRRKQSSTRAASPTPTAPRPAPTTCSPAV; encoded by the coding sequence ATGACGCGATCGGCGACGAAACGGCGCAGCCGCAAGACCACCCGCACCCTCGATGACCTCGACACGGTACGGGTCGGGATCTACGTCCGGCGTTCCACCGACGACGAACACCAGCCCTACTCCATCGAAGCCCAAGACCACCGCCTTAAGTCCTACGTGGAGTCACAACCGAATTGGCGATTGGTCAAGCGGTTTCCTGACGACGCGTCCGGCGCGAACACCGACCGCCCCGGGCTGCAATCCGCGCTCGCCGCCGCCCGCGCCGGGCTGATCGACGTGCTGCTGGTCTACCGAGTGGACCGGTTCTCCCGCAACCTGTCGGACATGGTGACGCTGCTGGACGAACTCGACGAGTGCGGGGTGGTGTTCCGCTCGGCCACCGAACCGTTCGACACCGCGACCGCCATGGGCCGGATGCTGGTGCAGATGCTCGGCATGTTCGCCCAGTTCGAACGCGACACCATCATCGACCGGGTCATCAACGGCATGGAACGCAAGCACGCCAACGGCAAATGGAAAGGCGGGAAACGCCCCTTCGGCTACCAGGTCGACAAGACCACCGACAAGCTGGTGCCCGATGAGTCCGAAGCCGTCATCGTCCGCCTGGTCTTCGACCTCTACACCCGCGACCGGCTCGGCACCCGCTCCATCGCTACGGCGCTTAACGACCGTGGTCACCGGACCACCACCGGCGGACGCTGGTCCGGACACCAAGTACTCCGCGCGTTGAACAACCGCGTCTATCTCGGGAACTCTCGTTCCGGGAAGCCACCAAGACCGGCACCCACCCCGCGCTCATCACGACCGAGACGTGGGAGAAGGCGCAAACAATCCTCGACGCGCGCGGCGAGTCCCACGCCCACCGCGCCGCGTCCGGCTCCGACTACGTGCTCACCGGCCGTCTGA
- a CDS encoding DUF6221 family protein, with protein MNLALFDAVAAFLDARLDEEAANPTRRYTSRAEAFKDIEAKVRIMNRAYEARDLVRSFPDDPGATAILAVHEAVLRHLAEVYNTHPDYQRDWWPEDI; from the coding sequence GTGAACCTCGCGCTCTTCGACGCCGTCGCCGCCTTCCTCGACGCACGACTGGACGAGGAAGCCGCCAACCCCACCCGCCGCTACACCAGCCGCGCCGAAGCGTTCAAAGACATCGAAGCCAAGGTCCGGATCATGAACCGCGCCTACGAAGCCCGCGACCTCGTCCGATCCTTCCCCGACGACCCCGGCGCCACCGCCATACTCGCCGTGCACGAGGCAGTCCTCCGCCACCTCGCCGAGGTCTACAACACCCACCCCGACTACCAACGCGACTGGTGGCCCGAAGACATATGA
- a CDS encoding zinc ribbon domain-containing protein — MIGTRATGRNKTYRYYTCWNLARYDASKCDAKRLNADAVDAAILDALADFYRTRYDLITDAITAEQAHHRAAHADRRAELATVRTQITNTDQAIDRYLTAFENGTMDEELVADRLTGLRARLKQLRVRRDDLTADLDDGPTAPDAAAMAEVADHIGDVIAEGSHNQTKALIEALIARVTITGPDTLKPVFRIPQPRNANEAATALPAETAPKGVVRTTTTSVGRAGLEPAAKGL, encoded by the coding sequence ATGATCGGCACCCGGGCGACCGGGCGGAACAAGACCTACCGCTACTACACGTGCTGGAACCTGGCCCGCTACGACGCCAGCAAGTGCGACGCGAAACGCCTCAACGCCGACGCGGTCGACGCCGCGATCCTCGACGCGCTCGCCGACTTCTACCGCACCCGGTACGACCTCATCACCGACGCGATCACCGCCGAGCAAGCCCACCACCGGGCGGCGCACGCCGACCGGCGCGCCGAACTCGCGACCGTCCGGACGCAGATCACCAACACCGACCAGGCCATCGACCGCTACCTGACCGCGTTCGAGAACGGCACGATGGACGAAGAACTCGTCGCCGACCGCCTCACCGGCCTACGGGCACGGCTCAAGCAACTCCGCGTCCGCCGTGACGACCTCACCGCCGACCTCGACGACGGCCCCACTGCACCCGACGCCGCCGCTATGGCCGAGGTCGCCGACCACATCGGCGACGTGATCGCCGAGGGCAGCCACAACCAGACCAAGGCCCTGATCGAAGCCCTCATCGCACGGGTCACCATCACCGGACCCGACACGCTCAAGCCCGTGTTCCGCATCCCCCAACCCCGCAACGCAAACGAGGCCGCAACCGCCCTACCAGCGGAAACGGCCCCGAAAGGAGTGGTTCGCACAACGACTACATCGGTGGGGCGGGCGGGGCTCGAACCCGCGGCCAAGGGATTATGA
- a CDS encoding nucleotidyltransferase domain-containing protein yields the protein MTDDSLDALSELLSGSADLLDIPPETRDAAVTKYQDVGSYLADTGGEDWSIYPQGSFLIGTVIRPPTACEYDIDLVCRHLVEKNSTTQIKLKERVGSWLAEYHEFKLATEADEAPDDFSEKRRCWTLSYERLGFHLDVLPCIPDAELETSPHGILLTDTELRPWQHGNPTGYAMWFRNRSEEMQTKIAKRALEENVADVPNWTVRSTLQRLVQVLKWHCYLHFGEDVDDRPPSILITTLAAHAYQGQSNLAQALLSVTQDMDSYIEKDANGNYEVINPAHPKENFTDKWNEADTAHRQGKFRSWLDIARRDLELVYQRQGDGIPALVDRLGEVFERDVIVKSAENWGASVRTTTSNKKLMVARGVAGLTTAGSRTATLPTFYGRAYH from the coding sequence ATGACCGACGACTCCCTGGACGCGCTCTCCGAGCTGTTGTCCGGCTCAGCCGACCTGCTGGACATCCCGCCCGAGACCCGCGACGCCGCCGTGACCAAGTACCAAGACGTCGGTAGCTACCTGGCCGACACCGGCGGCGAGGACTGGAGCATTTACCCGCAGGGCAGCTTCCTCATCGGCACGGTCATCCGGCCGCCGACGGCGTGCGAGTACGACATCGACTTGGTGTGCCGGCACCTGGTGGAGAAGAACAGCACCACCCAGATCAAGCTCAAGGAACGCGTCGGTAGCTGGCTCGCCGAATACCACGAGTTTAAGCTCGCGACCGAGGCGGACGAGGCGCCCGACGACTTCTCAGAGAAGCGGCGGTGCTGGACACTCTCCTATGAACGCCTCGGCTTTCACCTCGACGTTCTGCCGTGCATCCCAGATGCCGAGCTGGAGACTTCCCCGCACGGCATCCTGCTGACCGACACTGAGCTGCGTCCCTGGCAGCACGGTAACCCTACGGGCTATGCGATGTGGTTCCGTAACCGGTCGGAAGAGATGCAGACCAAGATTGCCAAGAGGGCACTGGAAGAGAATGTCGCCGACGTGCCCAACTGGACAGTCAGGTCCACCCTCCAGCGGCTCGTGCAGGTCTTGAAGTGGCACTGCTACCTGCACTTCGGTGAAGACGTCGACGACCGGCCCCCGTCGATCCTGATCACTACCCTCGCTGCCCACGCCTACCAAGGGCAGAGCAATCTCGCACAGGCGCTGTTGTCCGTCACGCAGGATATGGACAGCTACATCGAGAAAGACGCTAACGGCAACTACGAGGTGATCAACCCCGCGCACCCGAAGGAGAACTTCACCGACAAGTGGAACGAGGCGGATACCGCACACCGTCAGGGGAAGTTCCGCTCCTGGCTGGACATCGCTCGCCGCGACCTCGAACTCGTCTACCAGCGCCAGGGAGACGGCATCCCGGCCCTCGTCGACCGTCTGGGTGAGGTGTTCGAGCGCGACGTCATCGTGAAATCCGCAGAGAACTGGGGCGCCAGCGTCCGGACGACCACATCGAACAAGAAGCTGATGGTCGCACGCGGTGTCGCCGGGCTGACCACGGCCGGATCCAGGACCGCGACGCTCCCGACTTTCTACGGCCGTGCGTACCACTGA
- a CDS encoding dihydrofolate reductase family protein, giving the protein MAKVLYHITMSLDGFVAGPADDMTWLSGLPAGPNPVVERVIGGIGAVLMGHNTYAPATTAEGKVYGGRWEGPIFVVTRDAAPSPGFTLVDDLGTAVTAASSAAGDGYVAVLGATTARRCLEAGLLDEVLVHVAPILLGDGVRLFDRPGGTRVRLEPLELSSAGPIANCWYRVA; this is encoded by the coding sequence ATGGCCAAGGTCCTCTACCACATCACGATGTCCCTCGACGGCTTCGTCGCCGGCCCCGCCGACGACATGACGTGGCTCTCCGGGCTGCCCGCCGGGCCGAACCCGGTCGTCGAGCGGGTGATCGGCGGGATCGGGGCGGTGCTGATGGGGCACAACACCTACGCGCCGGCGACGACGGCGGAGGGCAAGGTGTACGGCGGCCGCTGGGAGGGCCCGATCTTCGTGGTGACCCGCGACGCCGCGCCGTCACCGGGCTTCACCCTGGTCGACGACCTCGGGACGGCGGTGACGGCGGCGTCCTCGGCGGCCGGGGACGGGTACGTCGCGGTGCTGGGCGCCACGACGGCCCGGCGCTGCCTGGAAGCCGGGCTGCTGGACGAGGTCCTGGTGCACGTGGCACCGATCCTGCTCGGCGACGGCGTCCGGCTGTTCGACCGTCCCGGCGGCACGCGGGTGCGGCTGGAGCCCCTGGAGCTGAGCAGTGCCGGGCCGATCGCCAACTGCTGGTACCGGGTGGCGTGA
- a CDS encoding bile acid:sodium symporter family protein, giving the protein MSRFRLDPFVAAILATVGVATLLPASGVVADGFGTATTIAVGLLFFLYGARLSAQEALDGLRHWRLHAVVLAATFVLFPLLGLALFLLPPSVLPAQLAAGVLFLAVLPSTVQSSIAFTSIARGNVAAAICSASLSNLAGIVLTPLLVALLLSGDGGGVDGSAVLGIVLQLLAPFVAGQLARRWISAWITRNSAPLKLVDRGSILLVVYTAFSAGMVEGIWHRLDAGHLLVLAVVCCALLAAVLGATGWGARALGFARADRITIVFCGSKKSLASGLPMATVLFGHAQVGLIVLPLMLFHQVQLIVCATLARRYARAAAPELVPA; this is encoded by the coding sequence ATGTCCCGGTTTCGTCTCGACCCGTTCGTCGCCGCCATCCTCGCCACCGTCGGGGTCGCCACGCTGCTGCCCGCCTCGGGAGTGGTCGCCGACGGCTTCGGCACCGCCACCACGATCGCCGTCGGGCTGCTGTTCTTCCTGTACGGCGCCCGGTTGTCCGCGCAGGAGGCCCTCGACGGGCTGCGGCACTGGCGGCTGCACGCGGTCGTGCTGGCCGCCACGTTCGTCCTGTTCCCGCTGCTCGGCCTGGCGCTGTTCCTGCTGCCGCCGTCGGTGCTGCCCGCGCAGCTCGCCGCCGGGGTGCTGTTCCTGGCCGTGCTGCCCTCGACCGTGCAGTCGTCGATCGCGTTCACCTCGATCGCCCGCGGCAACGTCGCGGCGGCGATCTGCAGCGCGTCGCTGTCCAACCTGGCCGGGATCGTGCTCACCCCGCTCCTGGTCGCGCTGCTGCTGTCGGGGGACGGCGGCGGCGTCGACGGTTCGGCCGTGCTCGGGATCGTGCTGCAGCTGCTGGCGCCGTTCGTCGCCGGACAGCTCGCGCGGCGGTGGATCAGCGCCTGGATCACGCGCAATTCGGCGCCGCTCAAGCTGGTCGACCGCGGGTCGATCCTGCTGGTCGTCTACACGGCGTTCAGCGCGGGCATGGTCGAGGGCATCTGGCACCGGCTCGACGCCGGCCACCTGCTCGTCCTCGCCGTCGTGTGCTGCGCGCTGCTCGCGGCGGTGCTGGGCGCGACCGGCTGGGGTGCTCGCGCGCTGGGCTTCGCCCGCGCCGACCGGATCACGATCGTGTTCTGCGGGTCGAAGAAGAGCCTGGCCAGCGGCCTGCCGATGGCGACGGTCCTGTTCGGGCACGCGCAGGTGGGGCTGATCGTGCTGCCGCTGATGCTGTTCCACCAGGTCCAGCTGATCGTCTGCGCGACGCTGGCCCGCCGGTACGCCCGGGCCGCGGCGCCGGAACTCGTCCCGGCCTGA